From Erigeron canadensis isolate Cc75 chromosome 8, C_canadensis_v1, whole genome shotgun sequence, one genomic window encodes:
- the LOC122610345 gene encoding protein FAR1-RELATED SEQUENCE 5-like, protein MEMREHIPGFAFEYKVDNSELHSLFWADNVARRNYEEFSDIMSFDATYRTNRYNMMFVPFTGIDNHNKCIREATPSIEDETERDFKSRFDSIVWNIHMEPKTFEEKWEKLMIDFSLQNDNWFKYMIQIRSKWIPAYFIDTPMCGLMRTISRSKQEKLDAETIKNTPIFNTKLKIEMHASKLYTKTNFEMIQKEIEAGLYDCLVAQMTAEEECQIYIINEMLKRKVKETGQNVIQYKVLHNLGDGSVVCTYRHYLRLGLLCRHCFSVLKNNNIDEIQAQYIMRRWTKGIIPPDLRSSRNRFDNGNVGTQKMVAEASSVFEDCLHLVVNDDEKLKEFLERVKSLKSKVEADMANQPPKKKNEVISRMMGVEKPDPNDIKKPSSWSV, encoded by the exons ATGGAAATGAGAGAACATATCCCTGGTTTTGCATTTGAGTATAAGGTTGACAACTCTGAATTGCACTCACTCTTTTGGGCCGATAATGTAGCAAGGCGTAACTATGAAGAATTCAGCGACATAATGTCCTTTGATGCAACGTATCGGACAAACAg GTACAACATGATGTTTGTCCCTTTCACGGGAATAGACAACCATAACAAATGC ATAAGAGAGGCAACTCCAAGTATAGAAGATGAAACTGAGAGAGACTTCAAGAGCAGGTTTGACAGTATAGTTTGGAATATTCACATGGAACCAAAAACTTTCGAGGAAAAATGGGAGAAGTTGATGATTGATTTTTCATTACAAAATGACAATTGGTTCAAGTATATGATTCAAATCAGATCAAAGTGGATACCAGCTTACTTCATTGACACTCCAATGTGTGGCCTGATGAGAACAATATCAAG GTCAAAACAAGAAAAGTTAGATGCTGAAACAATAAAGAATACTCCAATATTTAACACAAAACTCAAAATAGAAATGCATGCTTCAAAACTGtacacaaaaacaaattttgagaTGATACAGAAGGAAATAGAAGCTGGTCTATATGATTGTTTAGTTGCCCAAATGACTGCCGAAGAAGAGTGtcaaatttatatcattaatgAGATGTTAAAGAGGAAAGTGAAAGAGACTGGACAAAATGTGATTCAGTATAAG GTATTGCATAACCTTGGGGATGGTTCTGTTGTGTGTACCTATAGACACTATCTCCGTTTAGGTCTCCTTTGCCGACATTGTTTCAGTGTTTTGAAGAACAATAATATAGATGAAATACAAGCACAATACATTATGAGGCGGTGGACAAAAGGCATCATACCACCTGATTTGAGATCTAGCAGAAACAGATTTGACAATGGAAATGTTGGTACTCAAAAGATGGTTGCTGAAGCAAGTTCAGTTTTTGAGGACTGCTTGCATCTTGTTGTGAACGATGATGAAAAACTTAAAGAGTTTCTGGAAAGAGTCAAATCGTTGAAGTCAAAAGTTGAGGCTGATATGGCAAACCAAccaccaaagaaaaaaaatgaagtgaTATCAAGAATGATGGGTGTTGAAAAACCAGATCCAAACGACATAAAAAAACCCTCCAGTTGGAGTGTATAA